Proteins found in one Ctenopharyngodon idella isolate HZGC_01 chromosome 16, HZGC01, whole genome shotgun sequence genomic segment:
- the si:dkey-7j14.6 gene encoding membrane-spanning 4-domains subfamily A member 4A, translated as MASSVTTEANGVRVVTHVIPLEEKMESPESDLKASLVKQEKSNLPPKTRMFLRGKPLSLGLVQVFTGLIIMTLCTVTLLVGMLHADIVVFLGLPFVISGFVAIAAHKRSSPALIKATLAMNVICVLLAAAGTGYFSWELSIRPGNDPCNNGNYWTCANMFWRFHNLMDGVRGLLLVLSFLQLCMSISLSIFSGRAIVQDETDADPYGSDCSLLKVGLDCPSNP; from the exons ATGGCCTCTTCAGTGACTACTGAGGCAAATGGAGTGAGGGTAGTGACTCATGTAATCCCACTTGAGGAGAAAATGGAGTCTCCGGAGTCGGACCTAAAGGCGAGCTTGGTCAAACAAGAAAAGTCCAACCTGCCACCAAAAACAAGGATGTTCCTGAGGGGGAAGCCTCTGTCACTGGGG ttGGTGCAGGTTTTTACTGGTTTGATAATCATGACTCTGTGCACAGTCACACTACTTGTCGGCATGCTACATGCTGACATTGTAGTCTTCCTTGGACTTCCC tttgtCATATCTGGGTTTGTGGCAATTGCTGCACACAAGAGATCCAGTCCTGCTCTG ATTAAAGCCACACTGGCCATGAACGTGATCTGTGTTCTGCTGGCTGCTGCAGGAACCGGATATTTCAGTTGGGAGCTCAGCATCAGACCGGGGAATGACCCTTGTAACAACGGAAATTATTGGACATGTGCAAATATGTTTTGGAGGTTTCAT aatttgATGGATGGAGTGAGGGGTCTTCTGCTGGTGCTGTCTTTTCTTCAACTGTGCATGAGCATCTCTCTGTCAATCTTTTCTGGCCGGGCCATCGTCCAG gATGAAACTGATGCTGATCCCTATGGCAGTGACTGCAGTCTCCTGAAGGTTGGGTTGGATTGCCCCTCCAACCCCTGA
- the LOC127496834 gene encoding semaphorin-4B isoform X2 encodes MGPNSNTKTPETHNLDAQTSSNCFEKKRRCYTMDCGNFISILQFFNSTHLYACGTNAYGPQGIIIPASSLNASRDTKNAKNCCPYSSTQRNTAIIVDEELYTATKVGFFGNKKVISRCHSRATRNNLELENVPKLLQDPVFISSTHVASEGKILLFFTETGDLTGDYLVNSFIVSRVAQVCTDDNGGSLTLQKRWTSFAKAQLVCQQGEDLQFNKLEDIVKLSPPDNESSDSTLFYGVFTSQWSVSSGQSAVCAFSLAEIKAAFSGDYKTFDLEGNHWSRQPNADKKLGKCGLFNDTDRVLNIVKKSFLTEKAVRPVENKLLLSSTKERYSRIAVQRTQAANGQSYTILYLLTESGFLHKVVLLAKGSHIIEEIPIFKQSQTVKNILLSKSKGVLFIGSSEGVFRVPVSNCSDYPNCAECVLAHDPFCGWDSETRVCATVSGMGSNLRQDVESGNVSEQCKEFTNTTATVIRNAQLNETVVLPCPVRSRLAEVTWRFSNNSVVPRCPYLQHANHSLVFPITPETLNTYRCMSKELGFEQIIAAFTVNLSPIPRSLPPTSHQQPDITLDTEIEPIPDYYTTLEFDESDSKPTKNEKTNAFMTPDRSGEKQPRTNRESTVNINTSGQDAVCISQKSYYTEMVAFCILFVICFFVFVAFVILWRKSMRCNKTTPQKQTKDTESDNIWQTELDEKQS; translated from the exons atgggaccaaattccaacaccaaaactccagaaactcataacctcgatgcccagacgtcttcaaactgttttgaaaagaagaggagatgctacaccatg GATTGTGGCAACTTCATcagtattttacagtttttcaacTCTACACACCTTTATGCCTGCGGGACAAATGCATATGGACCACAAGGCATCATCATT CCAGCAAGTTCTCTGAATGCCAGCAGAGACACAAAGAATGCCAAAAACTGCTGTCCCTACAGCTCCACCCAGAGGAACACAGCCATCATTGTTG ATGAAGAGCTCTATACAGCAACCAAAGTTGGCTTCTTTGgaaacaaaaaagtaatttctCGCTGTCATAGCAGAGCAACGCGCAACAACCTGGAGCTTGAGAATGTACCAAAATTGCTACAGG aCCCTGTATTCATCAGTTCAACACATGTTGCCAGTGAAGGAAAGATCCTGCTGTTCTTTACTGAGACTGGGGACTTGACCGGAGACTACTTGGTGAACTCTTTTATTGTGTCTCGTGTGGCCCAGGTCTGCACG GATGACAACGGAGGGAGCCTTACCTTACAGAAACGCTGGACATCCTTTGCTAAGGCTCAGCTGGTCTGCCAACAAGGGGAAGATCTCCAGTTCAACAAGCTGGAGGATATTGTCAAGTTGTCCCCACCGGACAATGAGTCTTCTGACAGCACTCTGTTTTACGGGGTCTTTACCTCACAATG GTCAGTTTCGTCTGGTCAGTCAGCAGTGTGTGCTTTCAGTTTAGCAGAAATTAAAGCAGCTTTTTCAGGGGATTACAAGACATTCGATTTGGAAGGAAATCATTGGTCACGTCAGCCAAATGCAGACAAAAAACTCGGCAAG TGTGGACTGTTTAACGACACTGACCGTGTGTTGAACATTGTAAAAAAGAGCTTCCTTACTGAAAAAGCTGTGCGTCCTGTGGAGAACAAACTGCTTCTGTCCTCCACAAAAGAGCGTTATAGTCGTATAGCTGTTCAGAGAACTCAAGCTGCAAATGGACAAAGTTACACCATCCTGTACCTGCTCACCG AGTCTGGCTTTCTTCATAAAGTTGTCCTGCTGGCTAAAGGTTCTCATATCATCGAGGAGATTccaatttttaaacaatcacAGACTGTGAAAAACATCCTCCTCTCCAAAAGCAAG GGTGTGCTGTTCATAGGCTCTTCTGAGGGTGTCTTCAGAGTGCCTGTGTCCAACTGCTCAGATTATCCAAACTGTGCAGAATGTGTGTTAGCACACGACCCGTTCTGTGGCTGGGACTCGGAGACCAGAGTGTGTGCTACTGTGTCTGGAATGGGGTCTAACCT acGGCAGGACGTGGAAAGCGGAAATGTCAGCGAACAGTGCAAAGAGTTCACAAATACTACTGCTACAG TGATACGGAATGCACAGTTGAATGAGACTGTGGTTCTACCATGTCCGGTGAGATCCAGACTGGCGGAGGTGACTTGGAGATTTTCAAACAACAGCGTTGTTCCCCGATGTCCATACCTGCAGCATGCCAACCACAGCCTGGTCTTCCCTATCACTCCAGAGACTTTGAACACCTACCGCTGCATGTCGAAGGAGCTGGGCTTTGAGCAAATAATTGCCGCCTTCACTGTAAATCTCTCGCCCATCCCTCGTTCTCTTCCTCCCACATCACACCAGCAACCTGACATCACCCTGGACACGGAAATAGAGCCCATCCCTGATTACTACACAACACTCGAGTTTGATGAATCTGATTCTAAACctacaaaaaatgaaaagacaaaTGCATTTATGACACCAGACAGGAGCGGTGAAAAACAGCCCAGGACTAATCGTGAATCTACTGTAAACATCAACACCTCTGGACAAGACGCTGTTTGCATCTCACAGAAGAGTTACTACACTGAAATGGTTgctttttgcattttgtttgtcatttgtttCTTTGTATTTGTTGCTTTTGTGATCCTGTGGAGAAAAAGCATGAGGTGCAACAAAACCACCCCTCAGAAACAAACTAAAGACACTGAGTCAGACAATATCTGGCAAACAGAACTGGATGAAAAGCAAAGCTGA
- the LOC127496834 gene encoding semaphorin-4B isoform X1 encodes MAALFRIWMFKVLFFGLIDPSQASLRPRVSFPQGSSERLLSIYSSSNVKNTTTLLLSTDADTLFVGAQDALLSLDVSQPDSITLKDELEWKASRGNLLTCKMASKKDCGNFISILQFFNSTHLYACGTNAYGPQGIIIPASSLNASRDTKNAKNCCPYSSTQRNTAIIVDEELYTATKVGFFGNKKVISRCHSRATRNNLELENVPKLLQDPVFISSTHVASEGKILLFFTETGDLTGDYLVNSFIVSRVAQVCTDDNGGSLTLQKRWTSFAKAQLVCQQGEDLQFNKLEDIVKLSPPDNESSDSTLFYGVFTSQWSVSSGQSAVCAFSLAEIKAAFSGDYKTFDLEGNHWSRQPNADKKLGKCGLFNDTDRVLNIVKKSFLTEKAVRPVENKLLLSSTKERYSRIAVQRTQAANGQSYTILYLLTESGFLHKVVLLAKGSHIIEEIPIFKQSQTVKNILLSKSKGVLFIGSSEGVFRVPVSNCSDYPNCAECVLAHDPFCGWDSETRVCATVSGMGSNLRQDVESGNVSEQCKEFTNTTATVIRNAQLNETVVLPCPVRSRLAEVTWRFSNNSVVPRCPYLQHANHSLVFPITPETLNTYRCMSKELGFEQIIAAFTVNLSPIPRSLPPTSHQQPDITLDTEIEPIPDYYTTLEFDESDSKPTKNEKTNAFMTPDRSGEKQPRTNRESTVNINTSGQDAVCISQKSYYTEMVAFCILFVICFFVFVAFVILWRKSMRCNKTTPQKQTKDTESDNIWQTELDEKQS; translated from the exons ATGGCAGCATTGTTCAGGATTTGGATGTTTAAGGTTCTCTTCTTTGGATTGATAGACCCATCTCAGGCCTCCCTGCGTCCTCGTGTGTCATTTCCTCAGG gaagTTCAGAGCGTCTCTTGAGCATCTACAGCAGCTCTAATGTGAAGAACACCACCACTCTGCTGCTCAGCACTGATGCTGACACACTGTTTGTTGGAGCTCAGGATGCTTTGCTCTCCCTAGATGTCAGTCAACCAGACAGTATTACACTCAAAGACGAG ttgGAATGGAAAGCATCTAGAGGAAACCTGCTAACCTGCAAAATGGCCTCAAAAAAG GATTGTGGCAACTTCATcagtattttacagtttttcaacTCTACACACCTTTATGCCTGCGGGACAAATGCATATGGACCACAAGGCATCATCATT CCAGCAAGTTCTCTGAATGCCAGCAGAGACACAAAGAATGCCAAAAACTGCTGTCCCTACAGCTCCACCCAGAGGAACACAGCCATCATTGTTG ATGAAGAGCTCTATACAGCAACCAAAGTTGGCTTCTTTGgaaacaaaaaagtaatttctCGCTGTCATAGCAGAGCAACGCGCAACAACCTGGAGCTTGAGAATGTACCAAAATTGCTACAGG aCCCTGTATTCATCAGTTCAACACATGTTGCCAGTGAAGGAAAGATCCTGCTGTTCTTTACTGAGACTGGGGACTTGACCGGAGACTACTTGGTGAACTCTTTTATTGTGTCTCGTGTGGCCCAGGTCTGCACG GATGACAACGGAGGGAGCCTTACCTTACAGAAACGCTGGACATCCTTTGCTAAGGCTCAGCTGGTCTGCCAACAAGGGGAAGATCTCCAGTTCAACAAGCTGGAGGATATTGTCAAGTTGTCCCCACCGGACAATGAGTCTTCTGACAGCACTCTGTTTTACGGGGTCTTTACCTCACAATG GTCAGTTTCGTCTGGTCAGTCAGCAGTGTGTGCTTTCAGTTTAGCAGAAATTAAAGCAGCTTTTTCAGGGGATTACAAGACATTCGATTTGGAAGGAAATCATTGGTCACGTCAGCCAAATGCAGACAAAAAACTCGGCAAG TGTGGACTGTTTAACGACACTGACCGTGTGTTGAACATTGTAAAAAAGAGCTTCCTTACTGAAAAAGCTGTGCGTCCTGTGGAGAACAAACTGCTTCTGTCCTCCACAAAAGAGCGTTATAGTCGTATAGCTGTTCAGAGAACTCAAGCTGCAAATGGACAAAGTTACACCATCCTGTACCTGCTCACCG AGTCTGGCTTTCTTCATAAAGTTGTCCTGCTGGCTAAAGGTTCTCATATCATCGAGGAGATTccaatttttaaacaatcacAGACTGTGAAAAACATCCTCCTCTCCAAAAGCAAG GGTGTGCTGTTCATAGGCTCTTCTGAGGGTGTCTTCAGAGTGCCTGTGTCCAACTGCTCAGATTATCCAAACTGTGCAGAATGTGTGTTAGCACACGACCCGTTCTGTGGCTGGGACTCGGAGACCAGAGTGTGTGCTACTGTGTCTGGAATGGGGTCTAACCT acGGCAGGACGTGGAAAGCGGAAATGTCAGCGAACAGTGCAAAGAGTTCACAAATACTACTGCTACAG TGATACGGAATGCACAGTTGAATGAGACTGTGGTTCTACCATGTCCGGTGAGATCCAGACTGGCGGAGGTGACTTGGAGATTTTCAAACAACAGCGTTGTTCCCCGATGTCCATACCTGCAGCATGCCAACCACAGCCTGGTCTTCCCTATCACTCCAGAGACTTTGAACACCTACCGCTGCATGTCGAAGGAGCTGGGCTTTGAGCAAATAATTGCCGCCTTCACTGTAAATCTCTCGCCCATCCCTCGTTCTCTTCCTCCCACATCACACCAGCAACCTGACATCACCCTGGACACGGAAATAGAGCCCATCCCTGATTACTACACAACACTCGAGTTTGATGAATCTGATTCTAAACctacaaaaaatgaaaagacaaaTGCATTTATGACACCAGACAGGAGCGGTGAAAAACAGCCCAGGACTAATCGTGAATCTACTGTAAACATCAACACCTCTGGACAAGACGCTGTTTGCATCTCACAGAAGAGTTACTACACTGAAATGGTTgctttttgcattttgtttgtcatttgtttCTTTGTATTTGTTGCTTTTGTGATCCTGTGGAGAAAAAGCATGAGGTGCAACAAAACCACCCCTCAGAAACAAACTAAAGACACTGAGTCAGACAATATCTGGCAAACAGAACTGGATGAAAAGCAAAGCTGA
- the LOC127496834 gene encoding semaphorin-4B isoform X3, translating to MAALFRIWMFKVLFFGLIDPSQASLRPRVSFPQGSSERLLSIYSSSNVKNTTTLLLSTDADTLFVGAQDALLSLDVSQPDSITLKDELEWKASRGNLLTCKMASKKDCGNFISILQFFNSTHLYACGTNAYGPQGIIIPASSLNASRDTKNAKNCCPYSSTQRNTAIIVDEELYTATKVGFFGNKKVISRCHSRATRNNLELENVPKLLQDPVFISSTHVASEGKILLFFTETGDLTGDYLVNSFIVSRVAQVCTDDNGGSLTLQKRWTSFAKAQLVCQQGEDLQFNKLEDIVKLSPPDNESSDSTLFYGVFTSQWSVSSGQSAVCAFSLAEIKAAFSGDYKTFDLEGNHWSRQPNADKKLGKCGLFNDTDRVLNIVKKSFLTEKAVRPVENKLLLSSTKERYSRIAVQRTQAANGQSYTILYLLTESGFLHKVVLLAKGSHIIEEIPIFKQSQTVKNILLSKSKALLRVSSECLCPTAQIIQTVQNVC from the exons ATGGCAGCATTGTTCAGGATTTGGATGTTTAAGGTTCTCTTCTTTGGATTGATAGACCCATCTCAGGCCTCCCTGCGTCCTCGTGTGTCATTTCCTCAGG gaagTTCAGAGCGTCTCTTGAGCATCTACAGCAGCTCTAATGTGAAGAACACCACCACTCTGCTGCTCAGCACTGATGCTGACACACTGTTTGTTGGAGCTCAGGATGCTTTGCTCTCCCTAGATGTCAGTCAACCAGACAGTATTACACTCAAAGACGAG ttgGAATGGAAAGCATCTAGAGGAAACCTGCTAACCTGCAAAATGGCCTCAAAAAAG GATTGTGGCAACTTCATcagtattttacagtttttcaacTCTACACACCTTTATGCCTGCGGGACAAATGCATATGGACCACAAGGCATCATCATT CCAGCAAGTTCTCTGAATGCCAGCAGAGACACAAAGAATGCCAAAAACTGCTGTCCCTACAGCTCCACCCAGAGGAACACAGCCATCATTGTTG ATGAAGAGCTCTATACAGCAACCAAAGTTGGCTTCTTTGgaaacaaaaaagtaatttctCGCTGTCATAGCAGAGCAACGCGCAACAACCTGGAGCTTGAGAATGTACCAAAATTGCTACAGG aCCCTGTATTCATCAGTTCAACACATGTTGCCAGTGAAGGAAAGATCCTGCTGTTCTTTACTGAGACTGGGGACTTGACCGGAGACTACTTGGTGAACTCTTTTATTGTGTCTCGTGTGGCCCAGGTCTGCACG GATGACAACGGAGGGAGCCTTACCTTACAGAAACGCTGGACATCCTTTGCTAAGGCTCAGCTGGTCTGCCAACAAGGGGAAGATCTCCAGTTCAACAAGCTGGAGGATATTGTCAAGTTGTCCCCACCGGACAATGAGTCTTCTGACAGCACTCTGTTTTACGGGGTCTTTACCTCACAATG GTCAGTTTCGTCTGGTCAGTCAGCAGTGTGTGCTTTCAGTTTAGCAGAAATTAAAGCAGCTTTTTCAGGGGATTACAAGACATTCGATTTGGAAGGAAATCATTGGTCACGTCAGCCAAATGCAGACAAAAAACTCGGCAAG TGTGGACTGTTTAACGACACTGACCGTGTGTTGAACATTGTAAAAAAGAGCTTCCTTACTGAAAAAGCTGTGCGTCCTGTGGAGAACAAACTGCTTCTGTCCTCCACAAAAGAGCGTTATAGTCGTATAGCTGTTCAGAGAACTCAAGCTGCAAATGGACAAAGTTACACCATCCTGTACCTGCTCACCG AGTCTGGCTTTCTTCATAAAGTTGTCCTGCTGGCTAAAGGTTCTCATATCATCGAGGAGATTccaatttttaaacaatcacAGACTGTGAAAAACATCCTCCTCTCCAAAAGCAAG GCTCTTCTGAGGGTGTCTTCAGAGTGCCTGTGTCCAACTGCTCAGATTATCCAAACTGTGCAGAATGTGTGTTAG
- the rundc3b gene encoding RUN domain-containing protein 3B isoform X1, with protein MASINLGFNGARKKAAARIRAVERRNLITVCRFSVKTLIDRSCFETIDDTSAEFINFVSILEHILSHRLKGQVSWFGYESPRSFWDYIHVACIKVPHSCIHSIENMENVRSSRAKGRAWIRVALMEKRLSEYISAALRDFKTTRRFYEEGAVVLGEEAGLLADTLIGLNAIDFSFCLKGEGLDESCPVVIDYTPYLKFTQTSDSISSDEEEMRTLGSSGSEAGTPESHMAASLMADQSTWYSKSKRLEQKYRVVLEQKCYLEELVRLREAQLSESVSQNKSLLQQLTDTEISHKVEKEQLEIIILELQDQLVCSSRTVLKNHDLRSRQELTSHLTNQWPSPGTLDTNAVALDTLLYRKRTGPWEEKSFQSLEQLSADMSLSQMSLDPAQLNTHSLDGKAGLTHWHREGKEDTPSLRGLCGSLTSMASYKSLASLKSSEYLASPTTDMTSPGLTPS; from the exons ATGGCATCGATAAATCTCGGGTTTAACGGGGCTCGTAAAAAAGCGGCAGCGCGGATCAGAGCCGTAGAGAGGAGGAATCTGATCACCGTGTGCAG GTTCTCAGTGAAAACCCTCATTGATCGCTCATGTTTTGAGACGATAGACGACACATCTGCTGAGTTCATCAACTTTGTCTCCATTCTGGAGCATATTCTGAGCCATAGACTGAAAG GTCAGGTCAGCTGGTTTGGTTACGAGAGCCCGCGCAGTTTCTGGGATTACATACACGTGGCATGTATTAAAGTCCCACACAGCTGCATTCACAGCATCGAGAACATGGAGAACGTCCGCAGCTCTAGAGCAAAG gGTCGTGCCTGGATTAGAGTGGCGTTAATGGAGAAGCGTTTGTCTGAATACATCTCTGCAGCTCTGAGAGACTTCAAAACTACAAG GAGGTTTTATGAGGAGGGGGCTGTAGTTCTGGGGGAGGAGGCGGGGCTTCTGGCAGATACGCTGATTGGACTGAATGCCATTGACTTCAG TTTCTGTCTGAAAGGGGAGGGGCTTGATGAGAGCTGTCCCGTCGTCATTGACTACACACCGTACCTTAAATTCACACAAAC TTCTGACAGCATCAGCAGCGATGAGGAGGAAATGAGAACGCTGGGCAGCAGCGGCAGTGAAGCAGGCACTCCTGAATCTCACATGGCCGCCAGTCTGATGGCCGATCAGAGCACCTGGTACAGCAAGAGCAAAAGGCTAGAGCAGAAATACAGAGTCGTGCTGGAACAGAAG TGTTATCTGGAGGAGCTGGTGCGTCTGAGGGAAGCTCAGCTGTCCGAGTCTGTCTCTCAGAATAAATCTCTACTGCAGCAGCTCACAGACACGGAAATCAGCCACAAAGTGGAGAAAGAGCAGCTGGAGATCATCATACTGGAGCTGCAGGATCAGCT TGTTTGTTCCTCCAGGACGGTGCTGAAGAACCATGACCTGCGCTCCAGACAGGAGCTTACCTCACACCTGACAAACCAGTGGCCCTCACCTGGCACTTTGGATACCAATGCTGTTGCCTTGGATACGCTCCTGTACAGAAAACGCACAGGACCATGGGAGGA GAAAAGCTTCCAGAGTTTGGAGCAGCTTTCTGCGGATATGAGTCTCTCTCAGATGTCTCTCGATCCAGCACAACTGAACACTCACAGTCTGGACGGCAAGGCAGGACTTACACACTGGCACAGAGAAG GGAAAGAGGATACTCCGTCTCTGAGGGGTTTGTGTGGTTCGTTAACATCAATGGCCAGTTACAAATCTCTGGCCAGTCTGAAGTCCAGTGAATATCTGGCCAGTCCAACAACAGACATGACCAGCCCAGGACTGACCCCGTCCTGA
- the rundc3b gene encoding RUN domain-containing protein 3B isoform X2 yields the protein MASINLGFNGARKKAAARIRAVERRNLITVCRFSVKTLIDRSCFETIDDTSAEFINFVSILEHILSHRLKGQVSWFGYESPRSFWDYIHVACIKVPHSCIHSIENMENVRSSRAKGRAWIRVALMEKRLSEYISAALRDFKTTRRFYEEGAVVLGEEAGLLADTLIGLNAIDFSFCLKGEGLDESCPVVIDYTPYLKFTQTSDSISSDEEEMRTLGSSGSEAGTPESHMAASLMADQSTWYSKSKRLEQKYRVVLEQKCYLEELVRLREAQLSESVSQNKSLLQQLTDTEISHKVEKEQLEIIILELQDQLTVLKNHDLRSRQELTSHLTNQWPSPGTLDTNAVALDTLLYRKRTGPWEEKSFQSLEQLSADMSLSQMSLDPAQLNTHSLDGKAGLTHWHREGKEDTPSLRGLCGSLTSMASYKSLASLKSSEYLASPTTDMTSPGLTPS from the exons ATGGCATCGATAAATCTCGGGTTTAACGGGGCTCGTAAAAAAGCGGCAGCGCGGATCAGAGCCGTAGAGAGGAGGAATCTGATCACCGTGTGCAG GTTCTCAGTGAAAACCCTCATTGATCGCTCATGTTTTGAGACGATAGACGACACATCTGCTGAGTTCATCAACTTTGTCTCCATTCTGGAGCATATTCTGAGCCATAGACTGAAAG GTCAGGTCAGCTGGTTTGGTTACGAGAGCCCGCGCAGTTTCTGGGATTACATACACGTGGCATGTATTAAAGTCCCACACAGCTGCATTCACAGCATCGAGAACATGGAGAACGTCCGCAGCTCTAGAGCAAAG gGTCGTGCCTGGATTAGAGTGGCGTTAATGGAGAAGCGTTTGTCTGAATACATCTCTGCAGCTCTGAGAGACTTCAAAACTACAAG GAGGTTTTATGAGGAGGGGGCTGTAGTTCTGGGGGAGGAGGCGGGGCTTCTGGCAGATACGCTGATTGGACTGAATGCCATTGACTTCAG TTTCTGTCTGAAAGGGGAGGGGCTTGATGAGAGCTGTCCCGTCGTCATTGACTACACACCGTACCTTAAATTCACACAAAC TTCTGACAGCATCAGCAGCGATGAGGAGGAAATGAGAACGCTGGGCAGCAGCGGCAGTGAAGCAGGCACTCCTGAATCTCACATGGCCGCCAGTCTGATGGCCGATCAGAGCACCTGGTACAGCAAGAGCAAAAGGCTAGAGCAGAAATACAGAGTCGTGCTGGAACAGAAG TGTTATCTGGAGGAGCTGGTGCGTCTGAGGGAAGCTCAGCTGTCCGAGTCTGTCTCTCAGAATAAATCTCTACTGCAGCAGCTCACAGACACGGAAATCAGCCACAAAGTGGAGAAAGAGCAGCTGGAGATCATCATACTGGAGCTGCAGGATCAGCT GACGGTGCTGAAGAACCATGACCTGCGCTCCAGACAGGAGCTTACCTCACACCTGACAAACCAGTGGCCCTCACCTGGCACTTTGGATACCAATGCTGTTGCCTTGGATACGCTCCTGTACAGAAAACGCACAGGACCATGGGAGGA GAAAAGCTTCCAGAGTTTGGAGCAGCTTTCTGCGGATATGAGTCTCTCTCAGATGTCTCTCGATCCAGCACAACTGAACACTCACAGTCTGGACGGCAAGGCAGGACTTACACACTGGCACAGAGAAG GGAAAGAGGATACTCCGTCTCTGAGGGGTTTGTGTGGTTCGTTAACATCAATGGCCAGTTACAAATCTCTGGCCAGTCTGAAGTCCAGTGAATATCTGGCCAGTCCAACAACAGACATGACCAGCCCAGGACTGACCCCGTCCTGA